The region CGTCCTGCGTCACCGAAAGACCGCCGCCGGAGGCGACGCGGATCTGCTCGTGCACGAGGTCGATGCCGGTGATGGCTTCGGTGATCGGATGCTCCACCTGCAGGCGGGTGTTCATTTCGATAAAATAGAACTCGCCATTCTCGTAGAGGAATTCGATCGTGCCGGCGCCGCGATATTTCAGCTTCTTCATGGCGTCGGCGCAGACCTGGCCGATCTTCATGCGCTGCTCGACGTTGAGCGCCGGCGAATTCGCCTCTTCCCAGACCTTCTGGTGGCGGCGCTGCAGCGAGCAGTCGCGTTCGCCGAGATGGATGGCATTGCCTTCGCCGTCGCCGAACACCTGAATTTCGATATGGCGCGGCTTGCCGAGATATTTTTCCATATAGACGGCATCGTTGCCGAAGGCGGCTGCCGCTTCGGTACGCGCCGTCGACCAGGCCTCGATCAGGTCGGCCTCGCTCTTGGCGACCTTCATGCCGCGTCCGCCGCCGCCGGCCGTTGCCTTGATCAGCACCGGATAGCCGATTTCGGCCGCCGTCTTCAGCGCATCCTCTTCGGTTTTGACTTCGCCGTCCGAGCCCGGAACGACGGGAATGCCGAGTTCCAGCGCCGTGGTCTTGGCGGTGATCTTGTCGCCCATAATGCGGATATGGTCAGCCGTCGGCCCGATGAAGGTGATACCGTGGGCTTCGAGAATATCGGCGAACTTGGCGTTCTCCGACAGAAAGCCGTAGCCCGGATGCACGGCATCGGCGCCGGTGATCTCGCAGGCGGCGACGATCTGATGGATATTGAGGTAGCTCTCGCGTGAGGAGGGCGGACCGATGCAGACGCTTTCGTCGGCAAGCCGCACATGCATGGCATCGGCGTCGGCGGTGGAATGAACCACGACGCAGGCGATGCCGAGCTCCTTGCAGGCTCGAAGCACGCGAAGGGCGATTTCCCCGCGATTGGCGATGAGGATTTTCGAAATCATGGGCATGGGCCTATTCGATGACGACGAGGGCTTGGCCGTATTCGACGGGATGTCCGTCATCGACGAGGATCTCGGTCACCTTGCCCGACTTCGGCGAGGGGATCTGGTTCATCGTCTTCATCGCTTCGATGATGATCAGCGTCTGGCCTTCCTTGACGGTCGCGCCGACTTCGATGAACGCACGCGCGCCCGGCGCCGGCGCCATATAGACGGTGCCGACCATCGGTGCACTGACGACATTCGCCGGGTTGCGGGCGGGAGCTGCGGCCGGTGCAGCGCCTGCTGTTGCTGCTGTTGGAGCGGCGGCTGCGGGTGCGGCATAGGCCGGCGCTGCGATCGGCGCCTGGACATATTGCTGGGTGCCGGCGCGCGAGACGCGGATGCGCAGGTCGTCCTGCTCGACCTCGATCTCCGTCAGATCGGTCTCGTTGAGGATATTGGCGAGATCGCGGATCAGTGCCTGATCGATACCCGATTTCTTTTCAACCATCGTGTTGCCCTGTCTTCTTCTTATGCCGTGATGTTCTTCAGCGCCTGCAGCGCCAGGATGTAGCTATGAGGCCCGAAGCCGCAGATCACGCCCTTGCATGCCGGGGCGATCATCGACTTGTGGCGGAATTCTTCCCGTGCATGGACGTTGGATATGTGGAGCTCGATGACGGGAATTGATATAGCGCGGATCGCATCATGCAGCGCGACCGATGCATGCGTGTAGGCGCCTGCATTGATGGCAACGCCGGCAGCCTTTTCGTCGGCCTCATGGAACCAGTCCACAAGCGCGCCTTCGTGATTGCTCTGGCGGAAATCGATATCGAAGCCGAGTTCGCGGCCGGCGGCCTTGCAGTCCGCCTCGATGTCCTTCAGCGTCTTGCCGCCATAAATGCCGGGCTCTCGTTTACCCAGCATGTTCAGGTTGGGGCCGTTCAGGACAAAAATCGTTTGCGTCATCGAATGTTCCGTAAAATGCACGACGGCAACCTATAGACTCCGCGACGGCTGAATGAAAGCCCTTACGGATTGGCCAGCAGGAATCGCGCCACATTTGTCCACATGGTTGAAACGCTTCGATTTTGGCGATTTGATGGGCAGCCGTCCGGCGGCTGGTCTGCTCAGCAGGCGGTCTTGCCGCAGCTGCGCATATTCTTGACCTTGGCTTCGAGATCGTCGAGCCCGACGGCGCCCGGCACCAGTTCGTTGCCGATCACATAGGACGGCGTGCCGCTGATGCCGAGACTGGAGGCGAGCTGGTAGGTCGCCTGCACGATGCCGTCATTCGGGCTCTTTGCCATTTCGGCGCGGATCTTGTCCTCGCTGACGCCGAGTGAGGCGGCAACCGCGATCGCCGTTTCGTCGGAAGCGCGGCCTTCGGTCCCGAGAAGGGCGACGTGGAAATCGGCATATTTCTCCGGCGCCAGCTTGCGGAAGGCGTCGGCCACCTTGTGGGCGGCGACCGAATCCGGGCCGAGGATCGGAAATTCCTTCAGCACGAATCGGACATTCTTATCCTTCTTCAGCATTGCCTGCATGTCGGGAAGCGCGTGACGGCAGTAGCTGCAATTATAATCGAAGAATTCGACGACGGTGACGTCGCCCTTGGGATTGCCGAGCGTGACGTCGTTCTTCGAATCGAAGATGTCGGCGGTGTTCTCTTCGATCGCCATATTGGCCTTCACCAGCCGCTGGGCTTCCTGCTTCTTCTGCAAGGCATCCTGGACATCGAGCATGATCTCGGGATTTTCGATCAGGTATTGCTTGATGAATTCGCCGAACTCCTTCTTCTGCTGGTCGTCGAGCGCGGCTGCCGGAAACGGAAGGGCAATCGATGCGGCAAGCGCCAGTGCGGTGAAGGTTTTCGGAAGAAAGGCCATGATATCCTCGTCAACGGCGATGGGGTCGTCTCTTTATCGAGATGACCGTCGCCGGGTTAATGGACTTGAATGCGTCGCGTCAAGGTACGGCGCGTCGGGTTCTGCTCAAACAGGAATTTTCATCCCCGCGCGGCCCTCGCGGGATTGTGATGAGCCGATTATTGCGGCAATTGTCAGGCCGTCATTGCAGAAGCCGAGCGAGAAGCGATCTTGTTTTCCATATCGAAACGCAGCGAAGTCGAGCCCTTTCATGCCATGGACGTGCTGGCGGAGGCGACGAAACGGCGCGCAGCCGGCCACCCGGTGATCTCGATGGCCGTCGGCCAGCCCTCGCATCCGGCACCCGCCGCTGCCCTGGAAGCGGCGCGCGCAGCCCTTGCCGAAGGACGGATCGGCTATACCGATGCGCTGGGGACGGCGCGGTTGAAATCCGCGCTTGCCGGGCACTACCGGGAACGCCATGGCCTGGAGATCGATCCCATGCGGATCGCCATCACCACCGGCTCCTCGGCAGGCTTCAATCTCGCTTTCCTCACGCTCTTCGATGCCGGCGATGCGGTGGCGATCGCAAGGCCCGGTTATCCCGCCTATCGCAATATCCTCGATGCGCTCGGCCTGCAGGTTGTCGAAGTGCCGGTAACCGCCGACACCCACTTCACCCTGACGCCTGCGAGCCTCGAGGCGGCGCAGAAGCAAAGCGGCGTGACGCTGAAAGGCGTGCTGCTGGCGAGCCCCGCCAATCCGACCGGCACGGTGACCGGCCGCGATGGGCTGAAGGCGCTTGCGGATTACTGCGAGGCCCATTCCATCGCCTTCATTTCCGATGAAATCTACCACGGGCTGACCTTTGCCGGCGAGGAGGCGAGCGCGCTTGAGCTGACCGACGAGGCGATCGTCATCAACTCCTTCTCCAAATATTATTGCATGACCGGCTGGCGAATCGGCTGGATGGTGCTGCCCGAACGGCTTGTGCGGCCGATCGAGCGGGTGGCGCAGAGCCTCTATATCTCTCCGCCCGAACTCTCCCAGATCGCCGCCACGGCCGCGCTCGGCGCCGGCGCCGAACTCGATCTTTATAAGGCGAGCTACGCCGCCAACCGCGATTTGCTGATGAAGCGCCTGCCGCAGATCGGTGTTTCGATCGCCTCGCCGATGGACGGCGCCTTCTATGCCTATCTCGACGTCACCCGCTTCACCAATGACAGCATGGGTTTTGCCAAGCGCATGCTGGCGGAAATCGACGTTGCCGCAACACCCGGTCTCGACTTCGATCCGCTGGAGGGACATCGCACCCTGCGTCTGTCCTATGCGGGCTCGCAAGCCGAGATTGCAGAGGCAGTGGAGCGGATTGCAGTCTGGTTGAAGTAGCGGATCTAAGAGGGCGAGCGGCTGCCCGCGCTCGTATCGCTTAGCTGCGCGACGAAAACAGCGAGGCGAGCGTCGAAGAGGGCTTGTTGTTCAGCCGCGGCACGACGACGAGCTGCCTGATGTCGCCGCGCTTGTAGGCGGCGAGGAAGCGCTTGTAATCCTTGAAGGAGACGCAGCCGTTGGAATCGCCGTTCTTGCCGAGCATGTAGGTGTGGGCGAGCAGGCCGACACGGTCATAGATGGCATCCGAGCCCTCGAGCGGCGTCAGCCGCAACGCCTCGACACCGTGGAAAAGGCTTTCACGCATGGTGAGGGCGTAGGTGTGCGGCGGCGTCGGCCCGCGCATCTTCTTGTTGGCGTAACGCGGGTTGTCGCGCATCTTGCCGAGGCCGGAATGGGCTTCCAGCCTCTCGCCGTTCGGCAGATAGACCGTGCTGTTTTCGATGTCGTAGATCGCCACACCGGCGCGCAGCTTCGGCGCGAAGACCGGCTTGTCGTAACGCGGCACCGCATCGTCCTGATCGTCTTCGATCGGCGAGTTCGGCTGGGCGTAGGCAAGGGCAGGCTCGCCGCGCTGCGAACCCTTGGTGGCCGGTGCCGGCTTGCCGATGAGACCGTCGGGACGCGCCATCGGCAACGGCACCGAATCTTCCTCCGGTGTCAGCACGAGATCGAAAGGCTGCCCGCCATCCGCAGCGGCAACGACCACCGGTGCGGGTTCCGAGGCAGGAATTGCCGCCGTTCTTACGGGAGATGCTGATGGTTCGACCGGCGGCGGCGAGATCTGCCGGGATCCGGCATCGGCAAGCGCCAGCAGGGCGGGCACTTCGGCGGCGGCCACGGCCTCCTTCGAGGGAACGATGATCCGGTCGCCGTCGTCTTCTGCCGTCTCTGCCGAAGCCACCTCGACGGGCGGCGGTGTGACCACATCATCCTTGTGGAATTTGGCGCTGTCCGCAATCGCCGCAACCACAGGCTGCTCGGCAGGAGCGAGCCGATTGTGTTTTGTAAGCGCCGCCAAACCGGTGGCGGCAGCATTGGTCTTGCGCGCATGCGCCTGGACAAGGTCGGCCGTCAGGGCGACGACCGGCTTGGCATCGAAGGCCGCCAGCCGATCGTCTTTGCCGACATGGATCAGTCGTTCGTGGGGCGTCGCCGGTTTGGGCTTCGGCGCCGATGCAACCTGGGTGAAACGTTCAGGCGGAGAAACCGGCACGGCGACCGAATGCATTGTCGCCAAGGTCGCGATCAGCCATGTGGAGGTCAGAAATCCGGCGCCGACGACGCCGTAAAGAAAGCCACGAGATCTGCGCAAACGAAAAGCAGATCCGCCAAGAGGGGTGACGTCATCGAACGTCCCAACCGCAAACGCCATACTACACTCGTCTTTCAAACTCGCTACGCAGGCCGGCGGCACTGACTGACTAAACTTCGCCGGGGCCGGTAATGGCGCAAATGGGCCGAATTTAGACCACTCGCGACATCCGACTGTTTCGCAAGGATGACGAATTATGGTTTCTAATTTGTTTACGCGGGATTGCTCTTTCTCACGATGTCTCAAAAAGAGATGCGGAAAGTCTTCTCAGACGCGTTCCATCACGTAACTTCCCGGCGCTTCCTCGATCGCGTTCAGCGCATCGCCGCCCGGTTTGCGCGCGGGCACACGCCTGCCGTCATGGGTTTCGATCCAGGCCCGCCAATGCGGCCACCACGATCCCGGCGTCTCGGTCGCCTGCTCGATCCAGGTCTCGTATTCGCCCTTGGCGGGACCGCCCGTCCAGAATTGGTACTTCTTCTTGTCGGGCGGGTTGACGACGCCGGCGATATGTCCCGACCCGGTGACCACGAACTCCACCTTGCCGCCGAAAAACTGGCTGCCGAGGAAGACCGATTTGGCGGGCGCGATGTGATCCTCGCGGGTGGCGAGATTATAGATCGGGATCTTCACGTCCTTCAGCGACACCGGCTTGCCGTCGAGGATCATCTCATTCTTTGTCAGCGCGTTCCGGAGATAGCAGTTGCGCAGGTAGAAGGCATGATTTGCCGCCGCCATGCGGGTCGAATCGGCGTTCCAGAACAAAAGGTCGAAGGGCAGGGGCTCTTGGCCCTTGAGGTAGCTGTTGACGAAATAAGGCCAGATCAGCTCGGAAGCGCGCAGCATGTTGAAGGCCATCGACATCTTCGAGCCGTCGAGATAGCCGGCCGCCTTCATATGCTCTTCGAGCGCTGCAAGCTGCTCCTCGTCGACGAAGACCTTGAGATCGCCGGCATGGGTGAAATCGACCTGGGTGGTGAAGAGCGTCGCGGTTTTGATGCGCTTGTTCTTCTCCTTGGCGTGCAGCGCGAGCGTCGCCGCCAAAAGCGTGCCGCCGACGCAGTAGCCGACGGCGTTGACCTCCTTCTCGCCTGTTGCCTTCTCGATCGTCTCCAGCGCGAAATCGATGCCCTCGCGGGCATAGGCAGCCCAGTCCTTCTCGGCATGGCGCGCATCCGGGTTGACCCAGGAGATGACGAAGACCGTCTGTCCCTGGTCGACGCACCATTTGATAAAGGATTTTTGCGGATTGAGGTCGAGAATATAAAACTTGTTGATCCACGGCGGGCAGATCAGCAGCGGCCGCTTCAGCACCGTTTCGGTCGAGGCCTCGTACTGGATGATCTGGCAGATGTCGTTCTGGGCGATCACCTTGCCCGGCGTCAGCGCCATGTCGCGGCCGACGGCGAATTTCGTCATATCGGTCTGGCGCAGGCGAAGATCGCCGTTTCCGGCAGCGATGTCCTCGGCGAGCATCTTCATTCCCCGCACCAGGTTTTCGCCGCTGGTTGCGATCGTCTCGCGATAGAGCTGCGGATTGGTGGCGACGAAATTGCTCGGCGAAAGTGCTGCCGTGATCTGCTTCACGTAGAAGCCGGCCTTGTGCTTGGTGTGCTCGTCGAGGCCGTCGGTCTCCGACACCAGCTTCTCGGCCCAGTCCGATGTGACGAAATAAACCTGGCGGAGAAAATCGAAGAACGGGTTCTTCTGCCAGTCCTCGTCGGAGAAGCGTTTGTCCTTGCGGGTGTCCGGCTCGGCGGGAGTCGGCTCGCCCTGCATACGCTGCATCGAGCGCATCCAGATGCCGAAGAACGAGGACATCAGCTGCGTCTGTGCCTCGAAGGTGCGGCGGGGATCGGCAATCCAGTATTCGGTGACCTTGGAAAGCGTCTTGACCATGTCGGTCATCGGATCGACGGCGGTTTCGCTGATCTCGCCGCGTTCGCGCGGCGCAAGCCAGGCGGACGCTGCCTGGCCGAGATTTTCGAGCGCCCGGGCGAAATTCTTCGCCATGGTCTCGGGATCCTTCAACAGATAGGGATCGAGATCCGTCGCGTCGAAACCGGCTTTGCCGCCATTCTTCTGGCCGCCATTCTCCTGCTTGCTGTCGGTCACCATTTCCTCCGGCGGCAGCACTCTTTTTATCCAATCGTTGTACATCGTGATTGAACGAGAAAACAAGTTCCACCCGCGCCGGCTCATGCTATTGCTTTGTGGCTGCGACAAATTTAACAGTCGACGCAGTCAGAACTGGATTTTGAGGCATGACGAAGAACGGCATTCGGCGCATCGCAACCTTCAACCGCATCGCATTGATTTGCGCGGCGGCGGCGATGACCCTGGCCGGATGCAATCTGACGGCGGAGGAAAAAGCCGCAGCCGCTGCCAAGCGAGCGGCGCCGACCGCCGTCGTCATGCCGGCCACCAAGGGCGATGCGGTCGAAGGGGGCCTGGCGAAGTCGCCGGACGGTTACCCGAATTTCGGTGCGCCGCTGACGGCCGCCAACGTCCAGATGAGCGACGAGCAGGCAGCCGAACTGCAGCATCAGCTGACCGCTCTTGCCGCCCGGCGCAAGGCCGGCACGATCTCGGAAGCCGAATATCAGGCCAAGGCCGCCGAAATGCGCCGCCTGGCCGCCGAGCACGGCGCTGATACGCTCTCCGAAATCTCCAAATAGACCTTGCCTTTCAGGCAATTTGCACGCAAAGCCTTCCGGACGGATCGGAAGACAAGATTTTCCCGATAATGCGCTTTAAGCGGCTTTTCCGTCAAAGATTTGCCGCGTGTCTTGGGTCTGATGAATACGGCGTTGCGATTCTGAAGTTCGTGTCGCAGCCGCCGGGAGACGGAACGAACTTCGACAGCGGCCCGAAAGCCGCCTTTCCATGGGGAATGAAATGGAAGAGTTTCACAAAGTCCGGCGTTTGCCGCCTTATGTTTTCGAACAGGTCAACCGTTTGAAAGCAAGCGCGCGAGCGGGCGGCGCCGATATCATCGACCTCGGCATGGGAAACCCCGACCTTCCGACTCCCCAGTCGATCGTCGACAAGCTGTGCGAGGTCGTGCAGGATCCGCGCACCCACCGTTATTCCTCCTCCAAGGGCATTCCGGGGCTGCGCCGCGCCCAGGCCGCCTATTATGCCCGCCGCTTCGGCGTCAAGCTCAACCCGGATACCCAGGTGGTCGCCACCTTGGGCTCCAAGGAAGGCTTCGCCAACATGGCACAGGCGATCACGGCGCCCGGCGACGTGATCCTCTGCCCGAACCCGACCTATCCGATCCACGCCTTCGGCTTCCTGATGGCCGGCAGCGTGATCCGCTCCATGTCGGTGGAGCCGGACGAAAGCTTTTTCCCGCCGCTGGAGCGGGCGGTCCGGCATTCGATCCCGAAGCCCCTGGCGCTGATCCTCAACTATCCGTCGAACCCGACGGCCCTCGTCGCGACGCTCGATTTCTATAAGGACGTCGTCGCCTTCGCCAAGAAGCATGACATCATCGTGCTTTCCGACCTTGCCTATTCCGAGATCTACTTTGACGGCGCTCCGCCGCCATCGGTTCTCGAAGTGCCTGGTGCAATGGATGTGACCGTCGAATTCACCTCGATGTCGAAGACCTTTTCCATGCCCGGCTGGCGCATGGGCTTTGCCGTCGGCAACGAGCGGCTGATCGCGGCGCTCACCCGCGTCAAGTCCTATCTCGACTACGGCGCCTTCACGCCGATCCAGGTGGCCGCGACCCATGCGCTGAACGGCGACGGT is a window of Rhizobium sp. N324 DNA encoding:
- a CDS encoding DUF2778 domain-containing protein, with translation MAFAVGTFDDVTPLGGSAFRLRRSRGFLYGVVGAGFLTSTWLIATLATMHSVAVPVSPPERFTQVASAPKPKPATPHERLIHVGKDDRLAAFDAKPVVALTADLVQAHARKTNAAATGLAALTKHNRLAPAEQPVVAAIADSAKFHKDDVVTPPPVEVASAETAEDDGDRIIVPSKEAVAAAEVPALLALADAGSRQISPPPVEPSASPVRTAAIPASEPAPVVVAAADGGQPFDLVLTPEEDSVPLPMARPDGLIGKPAPATKGSQRGEPALAYAQPNSPIEDDQDDAVPRYDKPVFAPKLRAGVAIYDIENSTVYLPNGERLEAHSGLGKMRDNPRYANKKMRGPTPPHTYALTMRESLFHGVEALRLTPLEGSDAIYDRVGLLAHTYMLGKNGDSNGCVSFKDYKRFLAAYKRGDIRQLVVVPRLNNKPSSTLASLFSSRS
- a CDS encoding pyridoxal phosphate-dependent aminotransferase is translated as MFSISKRSEVEPFHAMDVLAEATKRRAAGHPVISMAVGQPSHPAPAAALEAARAALAEGRIGYTDALGTARLKSALAGHYRERHGLEIDPMRIAITTGSSAGFNLAFLTLFDAGDAVAIARPGYPAYRNILDALGLQVVEVPVTADTHFTLTPASLEAAQKQSGVTLKGVLLASPANPTGTVTGRDGLKALADYCEAHSIAFISDEIYHGLTFAGEEASALELTDEAIVINSFSKYYCMTGWRIGWMVLPERLVRPIERVAQSLYISPPELSQIAATAALGAGAELDLYKASYAANRDLLMKRLPQIGVSIASPMDGAFYAYLDVTRFTNDSMGFAKRMLAEIDVAATPGLDFDPLEGHRTLRLSYAGSQAEIAEAVERIAVWLK
- a CDS encoding LL-diaminopimelate aminotransferase, yielding MEEFHKVRRLPPYVFEQVNRLKASARAGGADIIDLGMGNPDLPTPQSIVDKLCEVVQDPRTHRYSSSKGIPGLRRAQAAYYARRFGVKLNPDTQVVATLGSKEGFANMAQAITAPGDVILCPNPTYPIHAFGFLMAGSVIRSMSVEPDESFFPPLERAVRHSIPKPLALILNYPSNPTALVATLDFYKDVVAFAKKHDIIVLSDLAYSEIYFDGAPPPSVLEVPGAMDVTVEFTSMSKTFSMPGWRMGFAVGNERLIAALTRVKSYLDYGAFTPIQVAATHALNGDGSDIAEVRNVYKRRRDVMVESFGKAGFEVPPPAATMFAWAKIPEKFRHLGSLEFSKLLVEKADVAVAPGIGFGEMGDDYVRLALVENEHRIRQAARNIKKFMSTADETMHNVISLNAHR
- the phaC gene encoding class I poly(R)-hydroxyalkanoic acid synthase — encoded protein: MVTDSKQENGGQKNGGKAGFDATDLDPYLLKDPETMAKNFARALENLGQAASAWLAPRERGEISETAVDPMTDMVKTLSKVTEYWIADPRRTFEAQTQLMSSFFGIWMRSMQRMQGEPTPAEPDTRKDKRFSDEDWQKNPFFDFLRQVYFVTSDWAEKLVSETDGLDEHTKHKAGFYVKQITAALSPSNFVATNPQLYRETIATSGENLVRGMKMLAEDIAAGNGDLRLRQTDMTKFAVGRDMALTPGKVIAQNDICQIIQYEASTETVLKRPLLICPPWINKFYILDLNPQKSFIKWCVDQGQTVFVISWVNPDARHAEKDWAAYAREGIDFALETIEKATGEKEVNAVGYCVGGTLLAATLALHAKEKNKRIKTATLFTTQVDFTHAGDLKVFVDEEQLAALEEHMKAAGYLDGSKMSMAFNMLRASELIWPYFVNSYLKGQEPLPFDLLFWNADSTRMAAANHAFYLRNCYLRNALTKNEMILDGKPVSLKDVKIPIYNLATREDHIAPAKSVFLGSQFFGGKVEFVVTGSGHIAGVVNPPDKKKYQFWTGGPAKGEYETWIEQATETPGSWWPHWRAWIETHDGRRVPARKPGGDALNAIEEAPGSYVMERV
- a CDS encoding DsbA family protein, which translates into the protein MAFLPKTFTALALAASIALPFPAAALDDQQKKEFGEFIKQYLIENPEIMLDVQDALQKKQEAQRLVKANMAIEENTADIFDSKNDVTLGNPKGDVTVVEFFDYNCSYCRHALPDMQAMLKKDKNVRFVLKEFPILGPDSVAAHKVADAFRKLAPEKYADFHVALLGTEGRASDETAIAVAASLGVSEDKIRAEMAKSPNDGIVQATYQLASSLGISGTPSYVIGNELVPGAVGLDDLEAKVKNMRSCGKTAC
- the accB gene encoding acetyl-CoA carboxylase biotin carboxyl carrier protein translates to MVEKKSGIDQALIRDLANILNETDLTEIEVEQDDLRIRVSRAGTQQYVQAPIAAPAYAAPAAAAPTAATAGAAPAAAPARNPANVVSAPMVGTVYMAPAPGARAFIEVGATVKEGQTLIIIEAMKTMNQIPSPKSGKVTEILVDDGHPVEYGQALVVIE
- the accC gene encoding acetyl-CoA carboxylase biotin carboxylase subunit; translation: MPMISKILIANRGEIALRVLRACKELGIACVVVHSTADADAMHVRLADESVCIGPPSSRESYLNIHQIVAACEITGADAVHPGYGFLSENAKFADILEAHGITFIGPTADHIRIMGDKITAKTTALELGIPVVPGSDGEVKTEEDALKTAAEIGYPVLIKATAGGGGRGMKVAKSEADLIEAWSTARTEAAAAFGNDAVYMEKYLGKPRHIEIQVFGDGEGNAIHLGERDCSLQRRHQKVWEEANSPALNVEQRMKIGQVCADAMKKLKYRGAGTIEFLYENGEFYFIEMNTRLQVEHPITEAITGIDLVHEQIRVASGGGLSVTQDEVHFSGHAIECRINAEHARTFVPSPGTITHFHAPGGLGVRIDSGAYQGYKIPPYYDSLIGKLIVHGRTRVECMMRLRRALDEFVVDGINTTLPLFQDLVSNQDIANGDYDIHWLEHYLANTPAA
- the aroQ gene encoding type II 3-dehydroquinate dehydratase, whose translation is MTQTIFVLNGPNLNMLGKREPGIYGGKTLKDIEADCKAAGRELGFDIDFRQSNHEGALVDWFHEADEKAAGVAINAGAYTHASVALHDAIRAISIPVIELHISNVHAREEFRHKSMIAPACKGVICGFGPHSYILALQALKNITA